In Armatimonadota bacterium, the following proteins share a genomic window:
- a CDS encoding ABC transporter permease: protein MKATMAIARATFGEAIRKRVLLIILLVTVLIIFVSPAFSVLSPRDQRTILLSFGLGVIQISGTLVAIILCINMLPQEIERRTIYTILSKPVMRYNFILGKYFGAVTTLIFSYFLMGLIYLLVLRQFMPGFDGEFAREVAYGIFMFFMQSSLLAAVTIFFSTFASPMVNFFLSGGAFLVGNILSTLLNTLMNNPKITEAARLPIRLLVLAMPNFSNFNVQNPIINPQQTLSNPTAYLLQTLVYALTYIVLMMVGAILIFDRREV from the coding sequence ATGAAAGCAACGATGGCCATAGCGCGCGCCACCTTTGGCGAAGCCATCCGCAAGCGCGTGCTGCTGATTATTCTGCTCGTTACCGTTCTCATCATCTTTGTTTCGCCCGCCTTTAGCGTGCTGTCGCCGCGGGATCAGCGCACGATCCTGCTCAGCTTTGGATTGGGCGTCATCCAGATCTCCGGCACTCTGGTCGCCATTATTCTCTGCATCAACATGCTGCCGCAGGAGATTGAGCGACGCACCATCTACACCATCCTATCGAAGCCGGTCATGCGCTACAACTTCATCTTGGGCAAGTATTTTGGTGCGGTTACCACGCTGATCTTCTCCTATTTTCTGATGGGGCTGATCTATCTGCTGGTGCTTCGCCAATTCATGCCCGGCTTCGACGGCGAGTTTGCGCGAGAAGTCGCCTACGGCATCTTTATGTTCTTTATGCAGAGTTCGCTTTTGGCGGCGGTTACGATCTTCTTTTCGACGTTTGCCTCGCCGATGGTCAACTTCTTCTTGTCGGGCGGCGCGTTCTTGGTGGGCAACATCCTTTCGACGCTGCTGAACACGCTGATGAACAACCCGAAGATAACCGAGGCTGCGCGGCTACCCATCCGGCTCTTGGTGCTGGCGATGCCGAACTTCTCGAACTTCAACGTCCAGAACCCGATCATCAATCCGCAGCAAACCCTTAGCAATCCGACGGCCTATTTGCTTCAGACGCTCGTCTATGCGCTGACCTATATCGTGCTGATGATGGTGGGAGCGATCTTGATCTTCGACCGGCGCGAGGTGTAG
- a CDS encoding DUF1929 domain-containing protein, producing MLSTLALIFAFVAQPPSAPAQGPATLGKWDFIMGGQTWENPRPIRWREHPFGIGLDLIAPYSDQTPADIESAESVNLASVRSRGREVRDTFGVHSVLLPSRLFLPGQSGREPRGVFMLIGRGEQYSIENPNVFTHSWNAHLFWRHPWSQLYDQNGAGRRGYGMIGYSTDWDITNHSEPFAYIRSSNLFCSGHTLLDDGRLFVVGGSYHPLMGHQPTHGLFSLFIYDAEQWRNDASGVQAGWMGSAATLPAQQLPLMSEKRWYASPMLLQDGSALIVGGIDNTGGSTACFGQVGNPRFTTSFELYHPHNNTLANYPLAAQPCDASGGFQSGDQRRFLGNEYPRLHLVSFMQGTQVTSRTTYNGPLYPIFVLDSQNKMPGCAPPATGAGAWSWKRKNGAAHDGGPYPTFTRSGGATVLLPRMDGNSNPINAAGQVLYEVARIGGNEGCVPHSGSDFARVYTYQYRAEPSEHDTMASHAAMGLYPPSRPGAKYPSAVILPNGDLFVGGGMKHANDQNCVWHMGQHVRYECDIARATNGSWQNAAWDPVATMSSVDIDRDYPLHSETHIPKFNRGLLTPDGARMYHSTMSLMPDGRVLASGTDMDSHEQDDAYWNNPDVWGYGNADPRPHHRRVRNLYPTIYSPPYLFKPNGDPIVDATDRPRVLGILSIMEEQAAHSQVVQVLYALPTGRQVKAVHLVRPGSVTHSVDFDQRLVRCHFTPEQGSQPQTGSLSVTMPWSNQIAPPGWYMLFLIDSEGVPSIASWIRLLPPFIGGDCIADPEMEFLMEGAGEEEAADCGEETVAVVRPLHMPPIEVRIESLQTGRSMGVYRLAVNGMDADGLVRCPLPGSLPEGDYALILPTQEGFLARRLVARVAQGQRIPVALLTGDVNGDNVVDSADLALMVQETGLRSDREQGRFLRSDLNKDGLVDPLDMEILLRSMGRRGD from the coding sequence ATGCTCTCGACCCTTGCTTTGATCTTCGCATTTGTCGCCCAGCCGCCGTCCGCCCCCGCTCAAGGTCCTGCAACGCTTGGAAAGTGGGACTTTATCATGGGAGGCCAGACTTGGGAAAACCCACGCCCCATTCGATGGCGCGAGCATCCGTTTGGGATCGGTCTGGACCTTATAGCCCCGTACAGCGATCAGACTCCGGCCGACATCGAATCGGCCGAGAGCGTCAACCTTGCAAGCGTTCGGTCTAGAGGCAGAGAGGTTCGCGACACGTTCGGCGTCCATTCTGTTTTGTTGCCAAGCCGATTGTTTTTGCCTGGGCAGTCAGGACGAGAGCCTCGAGGCGTCTTTATGCTGATCGGCAGAGGCGAGCAATACAGCATCGAGAATCCCAACGTCTTTACCCACAGTTGGAACGCTCATCTCTTCTGGCGGCATCCTTGGAGCCAACTGTACGATCAGAACGGCGCCGGTCGACGCGGATACGGGATGATTGGATATTCCACGGACTGGGATATCACGAATCACTCGGAGCCTTTCGCTTACATACGATCTTCTAATCTCTTTTGTTCCGGCCACACACTGTTAGACGATGGTCGGCTGTTCGTGGTTGGTGGCAGCTACCATCCCTTGATGGGACATCAGCCGACGCATGGACTCTTCTCGCTGTTCATCTACGACGCGGAACAGTGGCGAAACGATGCGAGCGGGGTCCAGGCCGGCTGGATGGGCTCCGCGGCGACGCTCCCGGCCCAACAGCTGCCCTTGATGAGCGAGAAGCGCTGGTACGCCTCTCCGATGCTGTTGCAAGACGGCAGCGCGCTGATCGTGGGCGGCATCGACAATACGGGCGGCTCGACCGCTTGCTTCGGACAGGTTGGCAATCCGCGATTCACGACCAGCTTCGAGCTTTACCACCCTCACAACAACACGCTTGCCAACTATCCGCTGGCCGCTCAGCCGTGCGATGCGTCTGGCGGATTTCAAAGCGGGGACCAAAGGCGCTTCCTCGGCAACGAGTACCCGCGGCTGCATCTGGTCAGCTTTATGCAAGGAACGCAGGTAACGTCGCGAACGACCTACAACGGCCCGCTCTATCCTATCTTCGTGCTCGACTCGCAGAACAAGATGCCGGGATGCGCGCCCCCGGCTACGGGAGCGGGCGCCTGGTCGTGGAAGCGCAAGAACGGCGCCGCGCACGACGGCGGGCCTTATCCGACGTTCACCCGAAGCGGCGGCGCCACCGTGCTCTTGCCTCGCATGGACGGCAATTCCAATCCGATCAATGCCGCCGGGCAGGTTCTTTACGAAGTAGCCCGGATCGGCGGCAACGAAGGCTGCGTCCCTCATTCCGGCTCCGATTTCGCGAGGGTTTACACCTACCAATATCGAGCCGAGCCGAGCGAGCACGATACGATGGCCAGCCATGCTGCCATGGGACTCTATCCGCCCAGCCGGCCGGGCGCCAAGTATCCTTCGGCGGTCATCCTGCCCAACGGCGATCTGTTCGTGGGCGGAGGCATGAAGCACGCCAACGACCAGAACTGCGTCTGGCACATGGGGCAGCATGTCCGCTACGAATGCGACATTGCCCGCGCTACGAACGGATCGTGGCAGAACGCGGCCTGGGATCCGGTCGCAACGATGAGTTCGGTCGACATCGATCGCGACTATCCGCTCCACAGCGAGACGCACATCCCTAAATTCAACCGCGGGCTGCTGACGCCCGACGGGGCTCGGATGTACCATTCCACAATGTCGCTCATGCCGGACGGGCGGGTGCTGGCTTCGGGAACCGATATGGATTCCCATGAACAGGACGACGCCTATTGGAACAATCCGGACGTGTGGGGATATGGGAACGCCGACCCGCGACCGCATCATCGGCGCGTTCGGAATCTCTATCCGACGATCTATTCGCCGCCCTACCTGTTCAAGCCGAACGGCGATCCGATCGTCGACGCGACCGATAGACCTCGGGTTCTTGGCATCCTCTCGATCATGGAGGAGCAAGCGGCCCATTCTCAAGTCGTTCAGGTTCTTTACGCCCTGCCGACTGGTCGCCAGGTGAAAGCCGTGCATCTGGTGCGGCCGGGCTCGGTTACTCACTCGGTCGACTTTGACCAGAGGCTGGTGCGGTGCCATTTCACGCCCGAGCAGGGATCGCAGCCGCAGACCGGCTCGCTCTCCGTAACAATGCCCTGGTCCAACCAGATCGCGCCGCCTGGGTGGTATATGCTGTTCTTGATCGACAGCGAGGGCGTGCCGTCTATCGCCAGTTGGATTCGCCTTTTGCCTCCGTTTATCGGCGGGGATTGCATCGCCGATCCGGAGATGGAGTTCTTGATGGAAGGCGCGGGCGAAGAGGAAGCGGCCGATTGCGGCGAAGAAACCGTCGCTGTCGTTCGTCCTCTGCACATGCCGCCGATCGAGGTGCGGATCGAGAGTCTGCAGACGGGTCGCTCGATGGGCGTCTATCGCCTGGCCGTCAACGGGATGGACGCGGACGGTCTTGTGCGCTGCCCCTTGCCGGGCAGCCTGCCGGAGGGCGACTACGCGCTCATATTGCCGACTCAGGAGGGCTTTTTGGCTCGGCGTTTGGTCGCTCGCGTTGCCCAGGGCCAGCGGATTCCGGTTGCGCTGCTTACCGGCGATGTGAACGGCGACAACGTCGTCGATTCGGCCGATCTGGCGCTGATGGTACAGGAAACCGGGTTGCGGTCGGATCGGGAGCAAGGGCGCTTCCTTCGGAGCGATCTGAACAAGGACGGCCTTGTGGACCCGCTCGACATGGAGATACTTTTGAGATCGATGGGCCGCCGAGGCGACTGA
- the pdxH gene encoding pyridoxamine 5'-phosphate oxidase: MGRIGRTIAEAGGLSDPFALFKAWFADAQSESEPHAMALATEHEGQPSVRMTLLRSFDERGFVFYTNYQSRKGSELAMNPRAAILFYWHPLHRQVRIEGRVERTTPEESDAYFAGRERAKQLSAWASDQSQEIESRVALIERLQKVEKEFEGRHVPRPPHWGGYRLIPDAFEFWQGYPDRLHDRTLFVLQDGEWRTSVLMP, from the coding sequence GTGGGAAGAATTGGTAGAACTATCGCGGAGGCTGGCGGATTGAGCGATCCGTTCGCCCTGTTTAAGGCATGGTTTGCCGATGCTCAGAGCGAGTCCGAGCCCCATGCGATGGCTCTGGCGACCGAGCATGAAGGCCAGCCGTCCGTTCGCATGACCTTGCTTCGCTCATTTGACGAGCGAGGATTCGTCTTCTATACCAACTACCAGAGCCGCAAAGGAAGCGAGTTGGCGATGAACCCGAGAGCGGCGATTTTGTTCTACTGGCATCCGCTTCATCGACAGGTGCGAATCGAAGGGCGCGTCGAACGGACAACGCCGGAAGAATCGGACGCCTACTTTGCCGGCCGCGAGCGGGCCAAACAACTTTCTGCATGGGCCTCCGATCAGAGCCAGGAGATCGAAAGCAGGGTGGCGCTGATCGAGCGGCTTCAGAAGGTTGAAAAGGAGTTTGAAGGGCGGCATGTGCCGCGCCCTCCGCATTGGGGCGGTTATCGACTGATCCCAGACGCCTTTGAGTTTTGGCAAGGATATCCCGACCGCCTGCACGACCGGACGCTCTTCGTGCTCCAAGACGGCGAATGGAGAACTTCGGTATTGATGCCGTAA
- a CDS encoding tetratricopeptide repeat protein, which produces MDRGIGRSNSNVSQVCAFLLIDIENSTALLSRYPEAMADSMRRFETLLAEKVPEHGGSLFKATGDGGYAAFESAIAAAECAVETQLALVSEIWPQDAELRARIGIHVGEAEQIATDYRGLAVHRAARVMDAGHGGQIVVSETTEALISTGLPKRMSLKPLGSFHLRGFEEPEKLYQLCHPNLAADFPPLRAPAASQGNLTENLSAFIGRHEETQKLISLLQSARLVSIVGPGGAGKSRLAAHVAALAAAQYDRGAWLVDCSETKDEEGIWRAMLSALKVPRRADQSVEEAIVDALKEGHWLVVLDGLESAGASARALVEKTLAQCKAVIILAASRHRLDLPYEKTLAISGLTLSEGASPEKVIESHACRLFAERAELDWRDVLASSLDLSAIANICRRVDGLPLAIELAASWAGSLTPSEIERRLDRIVWSAPGGLTETIRTSYELLTDTEKRLFARCSVFVNGFDIESAETVCSEPPLTRDSILPLIDSLVAKSMLCREAFGDQSRYRMLSALREFGQLEAKEEAEKLRLDHADRYLSLAQELEGRLSATGDSASYRRFGVEHENLLTALRTLSQQESPDVLTLAVAVLPFWYSVGRVEEAKEWLSRGLEIGSEDRLDLKARSLNALGLFATEERKIDDARQLLEEALDIRRAIGDRAGEAATLNNLGRTLKEMNRHSTAYDRYREAQAIFRTLGDNVKFAIATINVYGAANDAYVSDLPLDDLETAVQTLRGTGEAYLWYLGAALHNYGEALLDRGNVGGALNAVRESLEIRGRVGDRLYMALTLTLLIRLLIELGDPQNAVRVLGAVDRLVDLGARNAGLLDTERRRESVAHLKSLYGEARFSELKQEGASLTWEELVELSRRLAD; this is translated from the coding sequence ATGGATCGAGGAATCGGCCGTTCCAACTCGAACGTGAGCCAGGTCTGCGCGTTTCTGCTTATCGATATAGAGAACAGCACGGCTCTGCTTTCGCGCTATCCAGAGGCCATGGCCGATTCTATGCGGCGGTTCGAGACGCTTTTGGCTGAGAAAGTGCCCGAACATGGCGGTTCGCTCTTCAAGGCGACTGGCGACGGCGGATATGCCGCATTCGAATCGGCGATCGCCGCCGCGGAATGCGCGGTCGAAACGCAACTGGCTTTGGTTTCAGAAATCTGGCCGCAGGATGCAGAATTGCGCGCGCGCATAGGCATCCATGTGGGCGAAGCCGAACAGATCGCAACGGATTATCGGGGGCTTGCCGTACATCGAGCCGCCCGAGTCATGGATGCTGGGCACGGCGGCCAGATTGTGGTGTCCGAGACGACAGAGGCGCTGATCTCTACAGGGCTTCCGAAGAGAATGTCCCTAAAACCTCTCGGAAGCTTTCACCTGAGAGGCTTTGAGGAACCAGAGAAACTCTATCAGCTCTGTCATCCAAACCTGGCTGCCGATTTTCCGCCTCTGCGGGCGCCCGCGGCGTCGCAAGGCAATCTGACTGAGAACCTGAGCGCCTTTATTGGGCGACATGAAGAGACTCAAAAGCTCATCTCTCTGCTTCAAAGTGCGAGATTGGTTTCTATCGTCGGTCCGGGAGGGGCGGGCAAGTCTCGATTGGCCGCGCACGTCGCCGCCCTCGCGGCGGCTCAATACGATCGCGGAGCGTGGTTGGTAGACTGTAGCGAGACCAAGGACGAAGAGGGCATCTGGCGAGCGATGCTGAGCGCTCTGAAGGTTCCTCGCCGAGCAGATCAAAGCGTCGAGGAAGCCATCGTCGATGCGCTCAAAGAAGGGCATTGGCTAGTGGTGTTAGACGGGTTAGAGAGCGCTGGAGCGTCAGCCAGAGCCCTCGTCGAGAAAACGCTGGCGCAATGCAAAGCCGTTATAATCCTTGCGGCGTCGCGACATCGATTGGATTTGCCGTACGAAAAGACCCTTGCGATCAGCGGCCTGACGCTATCGGAAGGCGCATCGCCGGAAAAGGTCATCGAAAGCCATGCGTGCCGGCTGTTCGCCGAGCGTGCAGAACTGGACTGGCGAGATGTGCTGGCCTCGTCCCTCGATTTGAGCGCGATCGCGAACATTTGCAGGCGAGTCGATGGCCTTCCCTTGGCCATCGAACTGGCTGCATCGTGGGCTGGCAGCCTTACGCCGAGCGAAATCGAAAGACGTCTCGATCGGATAGTCTGGAGCGCCCCAGGCGGCCTTACTGAGACTATTCGTACCAGCTACGAGCTTCTGACCGACACGGAGAAGCGGCTTTTCGCCCGCTGTAGCGTCTTTGTCAACGGATTCGACATCGAATCGGCGGAGACGGTCTGCAGCGAGCCGCCTCTGACGAGAGATTCGATCCTGCCGCTCATCGATTCCCTGGTCGCAAAGTCGATGCTCTGTCGCGAGGCCTTTGGAGACCAATCGCGCTACAGGATGCTCAGCGCGCTGCGCGAGTTCGGCCAGCTGGAAGCCAAAGAAGAGGCAGAAAAGTTAAGGTTGGATCACGCAGATCGCTACTTGTCGCTGGCGCAAGAGTTGGAAGGGCGCTTGTCGGCCACGGGCGATTCGGCCAGTTATCGGCGATTCGGCGTCGAGCACGAAAATCTGTTGACGGCGCTTCGGACGCTTTCCCAACAAGAAAGCCCCGATGTGCTGACCCTTGCGGTTGCCGTGTTGCCTTTTTGGTACTCGGTCGGCCGCGTGGAAGAGGCAAAGGAGTGGCTTTCGCGGGGTCTAGAGATCGGGTCGGAAGACCGTCTAGACTTAAAGGCAAGATCGCTGAATGCGTTAGGCCTTTTCGCTACCGAAGAGCGGAAGATCGACGACGCGCGTCAACTTCTGGAAGAGGCGCTCGACATTAGGCGGGCGATCGGCGATCGAGCCGGAGAGGCGGCCACGCTCAACAACTTAGGCCGTACGCTTAAGGAAATGAACCGACATTCGACGGCCTATGACCGCTATCGAGAAGCGCAAGCGATTTTCCGTACGCTGGGCGATAACGTCAAGTTCGCCATTGCAACCATCAACGTCTATGGCGCTGCAAACGACGCATACGTCTCCGATCTGCCCTTGGACGACTTGGAAACCGCAGTCCAGACGCTGCGCGGCACGGGCGAGGCCTATCTATGGTATTTGGGCGCGGCATTGCACAACTATGGCGAGGCGTTGCTCGACCGCGGCAATGTGGGGGGCGCTCTGAACGCGGTGCGAGAAAGCCTGGAAATCCGCGGTCGAGTGGGCGATCGGCTCTATATGGCGCTCACATTGACCCTATTGATCAGACTGCTGATCGAACTGGGCGACCCGCAAAACGCTGTTCGCGTTCTCGGCGCAGTGGACCGACTCGTTGATCTTGGGGCGCGCAACGCAGGCCTGCTGGATACCGAACGACGGCGCGAATCGGTTGCCCATCTGAAGTCTTTATATGGCGAAGCTCGATTCTCCGAACTCAAGCAAGAAGGGGCGTCGCTAACGTGGGAAGAATTGGTAGAACTATCGCGGAGGCTGGCGGATTGA
- the sigH gene encoding RNA polymerase sporulation sigma factor SigH produces the protein MEDEELVVYSKQGSKRAAENLMDRYRSLVESKARAYFLMGADHDDVVQEGMIGLYKAIRDFRYDRLAKFRPFAELCVTRQIITAVKTATRQKHIPLNGYVSLYRPIQNDDSDGSLVEIIPDVNAPNPEDWIINRKMPETIFEQVRPTLSELEEDVLDCYLDGMSYREMSDRLRRHTKCIDNALQRIKRKLALKYEELYQEQPAVGRKRRTFGNGCLD, from the coding sequence ATGGAGGACGAGGAGTTGGTCGTTTATTCGAAGCAAGGCAGCAAGCGCGCGGCCGAAAATCTAATGGACCGCTATCGATCGTTGGTCGAAAGCAAGGCAAGAGCCTACTTCCTGATGGGCGCCGACCATGACGATGTGGTTCAAGAGGGCATGATCGGTCTGTACAAGGCGATAAGAGACTTTCGGTACGACCGCCTGGCCAAGTTCCGACCCTTTGCCGAACTCTGCGTTACGCGCCAGATCATCACAGCGGTCAAGACGGCCACCCGGCAGAAGCACATCCCTCTCAATGGCTACGTCTCTCTTTATCGACCCATTCAAAACGATGATTCGGACGGCTCTCTGGTCGAGATAATCCCTGACGTCAACGCGCCCAATCCAGAGGATTGGATCATCAATCGCAAGATGCCGGAGACGATCTTCGAGCAGGTGCGCCCCACACTGAGCGAATTGGAAGAAGATGTCCTGGACTGCTACCTCGACGGCATGTCGTACCGAGAAATGTCCGACCGTCTACGTCGCCATACCAAGTGCATCGACAACGCGCTCCAGCGCATCAAGCGGAAGTTGGCCCTCAAGTATGAGGAGCTTTACCAAGAACAGCCGGCGGTCGGTCGAAAACGCCGAACGTTTGGCAACGGTTGTCTCGACTGA
- a CDS encoding adenylate/guanylate cyclase domain-containing protein → MAEPPLLTFLFTDIVDSTLLWEQEPESMRQSLDRHNALLRGSIEAYEGLVFKTFGDAFCSVFRNPLHGLNAALMAQTALGRERWPVSKGIKVRMALYSGTVESAGDDYFGPTVNRCARVLSAASGGQILLCATTAEMVRDDLPGGSRLEFLGEHKLKGLVEAERLFQLQHPRIAQSFPPIASLESKESGDLVAQLTQFGSTLGRIVRHYVDKPAAGLDSLINILEPLDPTGLFRKAPALEARQPPQETLAAYRLLGLSETAPCQLVDDTYAKLMERCDPARFPTDSPERAKAESIRERIDSAYETICRWIEESAVPTRT, encoded by the coding sequence ATGGCCGAACCGCCTTTGCTGACGTTTCTTTTTACCGACATCGTGGACAGCACTCTGCTTTGGGAGCAAGAGCCCGAAAGCATGAGGCAGTCGCTCGACCGACACAACGCCTTGTTGCGGGGCTCGATAGAGGCGTACGAGGGGCTTGTCTTTAAGACCTTTGGCGATGCGTTTTGCTCGGTCTTTAGAAATCCGCTACACGGCTTGAACGCGGCGCTCATGGCGCAAACCGCGCTCGGCCGAGAGCGATGGCCGGTCAGCAAAGGGATCAAGGTGCGCATGGCGCTCTATTCCGGCACTGTGGAAAGCGCCGGAGACGACTACTTTGGGCCGACCGTCAATCGTTGCGCCCGCGTGCTGAGCGCGGCTTCCGGCGGCCAGATTCTGCTCTGTGCCACAACTGCCGAGATGGTGCGCGACGATCTGCCCGGCGGGTCTCGCTTGGAGTTCTTAGGAGAGCATAAGCTGAAGGGCCTGGTCGAGGCAGAAAGGCTCTTCCAACTCCAGCATCCTCGAATTGCGCAGTCGTTTCCTCCCATCGCGTCTCTGGAATCTAAAGAGAGCGGAGACCTGGTAGCCCAGCTGACTCAGTTCGGCTCGACGCTTGGCCGGATCGTCAGACACTATGTGGACAAGCCGGCGGCTGGGCTGGATTCGCTCATCAACATCCTAGAGCCGCTCGATCCGACCGGGCTTTTCCGAAAGGCGCCCGCTTTGGAGGCCAGACAGCCGCCTCAAGAAACGCTCGCTGCCTATAGGCTGCTTGGATTGAGCGAGACCGCGCCCTGTCAACTGGTGGACGACACCTATGCCAAACTGATGGAACGATGCGATCCCGCTCGGTTTCCGACCGATTCGCCCGAACGAGCCAAAGCCGAGAGCATCCGAGAACGCATCGATTCTGCCTACGAGACGATCTGTCGATGGATCGAGGAATCGGCCGTTCCAACTCGAACGTGA
- a CDS encoding ABC transporter ATP-binding protein, producing the protein MDDVAIKTVNLYKRYSAMWSGKVTEAVKDLNLEVHRGEIFGFLGPNGAGKTTTIKILLGIIYPTSGEAYALGKPAGDPETHYRLSYLPENPYFYDFMTGREILDFYAQLFSIQEPERTKRINALLDRVGLTAAANQQLRSYSKGMQQRIGLAQTLLNDPELLILDEPTAGLDPIAHIDIRDMILDLKSQGKTLFISSHQLSDVEAVCDRVAILKQGKMETLGRLDELLKGSFVEITADGIKDESLPQFQAFGGKATLHSGRLILEQPDDDSVSAAIDAIRAQNGKIHRIVPHRRKLEDLFLETIQGKEEAS; encoded by the coding sequence GTGGACGATGTAGCGATTAAAACCGTCAACCTGTACAAGCGCTACTCCGCCATGTGGAGCGGCAAAGTTACAGAAGCGGTGAAAGACCTCAATCTGGAGGTGCATCGCGGCGAGATTTTTGGTTTCTTAGGGCCAAACGGCGCAGGCAAGACGACCACGATCAAGATCCTGCTCGGCATTATTTATCCCACTTCTGGCGAAGCCTATGCGCTGGGAAAGCCCGCTGGAGACCCGGAAACTCACTATCGATTGAGCTACCTGCCAGAGAATCCGTACTTTTACGACTTCATGACCGGGCGCGAAATCCTCGACTTTTACGCTCAACTCTTCTCCATTCAAGAGCCGGAGCGGACGAAGCGAATCAACGCGCTGTTAGACCGAGTCGGCCTGACCGCGGCGGCCAATCAGCAGTTGCGAAGCTATTCGAAAGGCATGCAGCAGCGCATTGGTTTAGCGCAGACTTTGCTGAACGATCCTGAATTGCTGATTTTGGACGAGCCGACCGCCGGCCTCGACCCTATCGCTCACATCGACATTCGAGACATGATCCTAGACCTTAAGAGCCAGGGCAAGACTCTCTTTATCAGCTCGCATCAACTGTCCGATGTCGAGGCCGTCTGCGATCGCGTAGCCATCCTCAAACAAGGCAAAATGGAGACGTTGGGCCGACTGGACGAACTGTTGAAGGGAAGCTTTGTCGAGATCACCGCCGATGGCATTAAGGATGAAAGCCTGCCACAGTTTCAAGCCTTTGGCGGCAAGGCGACGCTTCACAGCGGTCGGTTGATACTAGAGCAGCCGGACGACGATTCGGTCAGCGCGGCGATCGACGCGATTCGAGCGCAGAACGGCAAGATTCATCGCATCGTGCCGCATCGACGCAAGTTAGAAGATCTGTTTTTGGAGACGATCCAAGGGAAGGAAGAAGCTTCATGA
- a CDS encoding tetratricopeptide repeat protein, whose translation MKNKTSLRIALLALLLGQAAIQDRFVFPSWRKDLAPKTANVVGLSPEQILFAFAGFREFMAGVLWVRADSFFHTGNYDAILPVLRIVTWLDPHQLEVYTTGGWHLAYNFTDESQRSDRRYIQPALKFLEEGVRNNSNVWDLKFELGWTYFHKIQDPVSAIPWMEEASKHPDMLEARRRVLAHAYAKAGRFQDAVNLWVELLERAEDRYKKDPDSFDARSNRDVVRNNLEGLLMRIVRRYGKYPETLPPIVLDFEATAKVVRPKTILVEGTLGILTIGARVDVILRNKGFQMKYDPSQMESFSFEVDKDLTYMQDSLAVRDGKFRREIDMSKDPRMYGFKAQEYELEISFNPRAASINVQDRIGWSGEGITDPKYLDDKTIPGVRRVVKVIPITRDEILQLRQ comes from the coding sequence ATGAAGAACAAGACGAGTCTGCGCATCGCGCTGTTAGCGCTCCTATTGGGGCAGGCGGCCATCCAAGACCGCTTTGTGTTCCCCTCTTGGCGCAAGGATTTGGCGCCCAAGACCGCGAACGTCGTCGGTCTGTCGCCCGAACAGATTCTGTTCGCGTTTGCCGGCTTTCGAGAGTTTATGGCGGGCGTCCTTTGGGTGCGGGCGGACAGTTTCTTCCATACGGGCAATTACGATGCGATCTTGCCCGTGCTGCGCATCGTAACCTGGCTCGATCCGCACCAATTAGAGGTGTACACCACGGGCGGCTGGCACTTGGCTTATAACTTCACCGACGAATCGCAGCGCTCGGATCGCCGCTACATCCAGCCCGCGCTGAAGTTCCTAGAGGAAGGCGTTCGCAACAACTCCAACGTCTGGGATCTGAAGTTCGAGCTAGGTTGGACCTACTTCCATAAGATCCAAGACCCCGTGAGCGCGATTCCTTGGATGGAGGAGGCTTCGAAGCATCCAGACATGTTAGAGGCGCGCCGTCGCGTTCTAGCGCACGCCTATGCCAAGGCGGGACGGTTCCAAGACGCCGTCAACCTATGGGTCGAACTGTTGGAGCGCGCCGAAGATCGGTACAAGAAGGACCCAGACAGTTTCGACGCTCGCAGCAATCGCGACGTCGTCCGAAACAACCTTGAAGGCCTGCTGATGCGCATCGTTCGACGCTACGGCAAATATCCGGAGACCTTGCCTCCGATTGTGCTCGACTTTGAGGCTACCGCCAAAGTGGTTCGACCCAAGACCATCCTGGTGGAGGGCACGCTTGGCATCCTGACCATTGGCGCCCGGGTGGATGTGATCTTGCGCAACAAGGGCTTTCAGATGAAGTACGACCCATCGCAGATGGAATCGTTCAGCTTCGAGGTGGACAAAGACCTGACCTACATGCAGGATTCGCTCGCCGTTCGCGACGGCAAGTTTCGACGCGAGATCGATATGAGCAAAGACCCGCGCATGTACGGTTTCAAGGCGCAGGAGTACGAATTGGAGATCTCTTTCAACCCCCGGGCCGCCTCGATCAACGTTCAGGATCGAATCGGATGGAGCGGCGAAGGCATCACCGATCCCAAGTACTTGGATGACAAGACCATACCCGGCGTGCGCCGCGTGGTCAAGGTGATTCCGATAACGAGGGACGAGATCCTGCAACTGCGACAGTAA